In a genomic window of Occallatibacter riparius:
- a CDS encoding DUF3108 domain-containing protein, giving the protein MKNKRTTVLSSLGALFFAVSTVACSFAQTQQAPAPQQVTQTLAPPRPGFSFPQKQTLTYLVDWRVFPAGTAVLHFEQQDANTEKLSATADTSGAINLLFHVSDKFQSTFDRTKGCTNEFDKQTVEGRRQVNSTLKLDYTTNKSILDEKNLVTGQTKHVEQPIPGCVTDLLTGVYYAASQPMTVGQSFQVPIADPMHTVLVTMKVEGREEIKTPLGTFKTVRVQPTADAGVVKNRGNIWIWYTDDDRHLPVQMRARLFWGTITFRLSTNEAK; this is encoded by the coding sequence GTGAAGAATAAGCGCACGACTGTCCTGTCCAGCCTGGGTGCACTTTTCTTTGCTGTTTCCACTGTGGCGTGCTCCTTTGCGCAGACCCAGCAAGCGCCTGCGCCGCAGCAGGTTACGCAAACCCTTGCGCCGCCGCGTCCAGGGTTCAGCTTTCCGCAAAAACAGACCCTCACCTACCTGGTGGACTGGCGCGTCTTCCCCGCCGGAACCGCCGTTCTGCACTTCGAACAGCAGGACGCCAACACCGAGAAGCTGAGTGCCACCGCAGACACCAGCGGCGCCATCAACCTCCTCTTCCACGTCAGCGACAAGTTCCAGTCCACTTTCGACCGCACCAAGGGCTGCACGAACGAATTCGACAAGCAGACGGTGGAAGGCCGACGGCAGGTGAATTCGACCCTGAAGCTGGACTACACGACCAACAAGTCGATCCTAGATGAGAAAAATCTGGTCACCGGGCAGACCAAGCACGTGGAGCAGCCCATTCCCGGCTGCGTGACCGACCTGCTGACCGGCGTCTACTACGCTGCGAGCCAGCCCATGACCGTGGGGCAGAGCTTCCAGGTGCCGATTGCCGACCCCATGCACACGGTGCTGGTGACCATGAAGGTCGAAGGGCGCGAGGAGATCAAAACGCCGCTCGGCACCTTCAAGACGGTCCGCGTGCAGCCCACTGCCGATGCCGGCGTAGTGAAGAACCGCGGCAACATCTGGATCTGGTACACCGACGATGACCGGCATCTCCCGGTGCAGATGCGCGCGCGGCTCTTCTGGGGAACCATCACATTCAGGCTGTCGACGAACGAGGCGAAGTAG